ACCGCATGGCGAAAAAGTCGATCGCCAAGACGGGCGACCGTCCGGGCGTGACGCAGGCACAGCAGTGGATCAAAGTCGGCAAAGACTTCGAACTGCTTGATACGCCGGGGATTCTCTGGCCGAAGTTTGAAGATCCGGCTGTGGGACTGCGCTTGGCGGCGACCGGAGCGATCAAGGAAGAGATCCTCGATACGGAGCCGGTGGCGATCTTTATCGTCGAAGTGATGAGCAAGCGCTATAAGGGCGTGCTCGAATCGCGCTTTGGCGTGGAAGATCTGCCAGCAGACCCGCGTGCGGCGCTGGAAGCGATCGGCCGCAAGCGCGGATTCCTGCGCGCCGGCAACGTTGTGGACATGGAAGCAACGTGGAAGCTGATGATCCGCGAGTTCCGCGGTGGACAGTTTGGGCGGATCTCGTTGGAAGGCCCCGCCGATTTTGCTGAGGAGGAGAACTCCGGCGCAGAAGAGGCAGCGGTGCAGGCACCGGTAGAGACAACGGAAGAGTAAGACATTGCCACCGTGGCGACACGGTGGTTTTTTCTGTCTGGGACAGGAAACGACAGGGGCGCGGCGAAAGGATAAGGGACATAGAAAGGGGTTCCTGCGGATGGCACGAACGATCGATTTTGAAACGTTGACCGTGGGCGAGATACGCGACTGGTTAGCTGCGGTGGCACCGAACAAACGGCAGGAGAAGCAGTTGCTGGCCGATCCGCGCAGCGGTGTCCGCAAGCTGATCGAGTCCTATCTGCGCGAACGGGCGAAGGGGGAGGCAACGGCCGCTTGGCGTGCCGGGATGTGGCAGTATGAGCGGGAAGCGGCCGCACAGGGCTATCGTCTGGTCGCCGGCGTCGATGAAGCGGGCCGCGGGCCGTTGGCCGGGCCGGTCGTGGCTGCAGCGGTCATCCTGCCGGAGGGGATCGAGCTGCCGGGACTGAATGACTCGAAGCAGGTGGCGGAGGAGACTCGCGAGCGCCTGTTTGACTCCATCTGCACCGGAGCGGTGGCGTACGGCATCGGAATCGTGGATCCGGAGTACATCGACCGGCACAACATTTTGCAAGCGACGTTCGAGGCAGCCCGGCAGGCGCTCGGCAAGATGGGCGAGCAGTTTGCAGTGGCGCCCGATTATCTGTTGACCGACTTTTTGAAGATCCCGGATGTGGTGCAGCCGATCCAGCCGATCGTCAAAGGGGATGCGAGTTCGTTTTCGATCGCGGCCGCGTCGATTTTGGCGAAGGTGACGCGGGACCGCCTGATGACCGAGTATGCGATAGCATATCCGCAGTATGGTTTCGAGCGGCACAAGGGCTACTCGGCGCCGGAGCATCTGCAGGCGCTGGCCGAGCACGGGCCTTGTCCGATCCACCGAAAATCGTTTGCTCCCGTGCAGAAATTGCTGCAGGGGTCGTTGTTTGATTTTGCCGGTCTGTAAGGCTTTGGAGGAGGGTGTGCGATGCGAATCAATGCGGGGCAAGTCGGACAGATCGTCCTGTCCACGCTGCAAGGTGCGAAGGAACTGGAAGGGAAGCTGGAGCTGAAAGTGGGCAGTGTGGTGCGGGCGACGCTGATGCAGCAGGCGGGCAAGGATGAAGTCTGGCTGCAGATCGGCGGCAAGAATGTGCGGGCGCGGCTGGATGCTAACGTCAAGCCGGGCGACCAGGTCGATCTGCTGGTGACGGGGGAGCAGAAGCAGGGGGCAATGGAGCTGAAAGTGGTCGGGCAGCCGATCAAAAGCGGCGAGAGTGGCAAACAGCTCGACATCGCGGGCCTTGTCCGCGCGCTCGGTTTGCCGGAGACGGAAGAGACCAAGGCGCTGGTGCAAGAGCTGGCGTCCCGAGGCGTGCCGCTGAAGCAGGAGACGGTGCGCGCGGCGCTTGCCGTTCTGCGCAATCTGCCGCAAGTTACGCCGGCGCACATCACGACGCTTGGCAAGATGGCAGAGCTTGGCATTCCGATCCTGCCCAGCACGTTTGAAGCGATGCACACGCTGGAGGCGGGGCCGAAGCTGCATGATCTGCTGACGAAGATTCAGACCGCCTTGCAAGGGCTCTTTCCCGAATCTGCACGGCCAGTTGGCACAGGCGGGGCGACAGGGACTAGCCTCCAATCTGGCGCTGCAGGCAATACAAGCACGCAAGCAGGTACAGCGACAACGGCACCGGGAGCGGCAGGTGCTGCTTCGTCTGCAGCAAGTGCTGGTGGTACGCCGTCAGCAGCGAATGCTTTAGCAGGCGGTGCCGCCTCAGGAGCGGTAAACACGCCAGCAGGTACCGGTACACCGGCACCGGGAGCAGCGAGCACTTCAGCAGGCGGTGCCGCTTCAGGAATGGTAAACACGCCAGCAGGAACCGGTGCACCGGCACCGGGAGCAGCGAGCGCTCCAGCAGGCGGTGCCACGTCAGGTGCAGTGAGCACGCCAGCAGGCACTGTGACATTGGCACCGGGAGCAGCGAGTGCTTCAACAAGTGGTGCCGGATCAGGAGCAGGAATCACGCCAGCAGGTACCGGTACACCGGCACCGGGGGCGGGGAGTCCTTCGGTAGGAAGTACCTCGCCAGGAGCAGTAACCACGCCAGCAGGTAACGGCATACCGGCAACGGGAGCAGCGAGTGCTTCAGCAGGCGGTGCTGCAACCACGGCACACGGAACAGCAAACACGTCAGCGAGCGGCACCGTTCCAGGTACTGCAACTACGCAATCCGCTTCCCCGGCAACTGCAAATCCGCGTAGCGTGGCCGCAGCAAACGCCGCTCATTTTCCGGGAAATAATCAGGCAGCACCCTCTGCAAGCACGCTCTCTACACCGACGCGCACCAATCTGGAGCTGCTTCTGCACGTCACGACCCAAATGCTTCAAGGCGCGGACAACACGGCACAGCAGGCAGGCCAACTGG
The Tumebacillus sp. BK434 DNA segment above includes these coding regions:
- the ylqF gene encoding ribosome biogenesis GTPase YlqF, translated to MTIQWFPGHMAKARREVTEKLKLVDIVFELVDARLPLSSRNPMMNEIVQNKPRLVLLNKADLADPRITDQWMSYFQKQGLACVSINALKGEGLPKAASEAKRLFEPKVEAMKKKGIRPRAARAMILGIPNVGKSSLINRMAKKSIAKTGDRPGVTQAQQWIKVGKDFELLDTPGILWPKFEDPAVGLRLAATGAIKEEILDTEPVAIFIVEVMSKRYKGVLESRFGVEDLPADPRAALEAIGRKRGFLRAGNVVDMEATWKLMIREFRGGQFGRISLEGPADFAEEENSGAEEAAVQAPVETTEE
- a CDS encoding ribonuclease HII — translated: MARTIDFETLTVGEIRDWLAAVAPNKRQEKQLLADPRSGVRKLIESYLRERAKGEATAAWRAGMWQYEREAAAQGYRLVAGVDEAGRGPLAGPVVAAAVILPEGIELPGLNDSKQVAEETRERLFDSICTGAVAYGIGIVDPEYIDRHNILQATFEAARQALGKMGEQFAVAPDYLLTDFLKIPDVVQPIQPIVKGDASSFSIAAASILAKVTRDRLMTEYAIAYPQYGFERHKGYSAPEHLQALAEHGPCPIHRKSFAPVQKLLQGSLFDFAGL
- a CDS encoding flagellar hook-length control protein FliK; the protein is MRINAGQVGQIVLSTLQGAKELEGKLELKVGSVVRATLMQQAGKDEVWLQIGGKNVRARLDANVKPGDQVDLLVTGEQKQGAMELKVVGQPIKSGESGKQLDIAGLVRALGLPETEETKALVQELASRGVPLKQETVRAALAVLRNLPQVTPAHITTLGKMAELGIPILPSTFEAMHTLEAGPKLHDLLTKIQTALQGLFPESARPVGTGGATGTSLQSGAAGNTSTQAGTATTAPGAAGAASSAASAGGTPSAANALAGGAASGAVNTPAGTGTPAPGAASTSAGGAASGMVNTPAGTGAPAPGAASAPAGGATSGAVSTPAGTVTLAPGAASASTSGAGSGAGITPAGTGTPAPGAGSPSVGSTSPGAVTTPAGNGIPATGAASASAGGAATTAHGTANTSASGTVPGTATTQSASPATANPRSVAAANAAHFPGNNQAAPSASTLSTPTRTNLELLLHVTTQMLQGADNTAQQAGQLADKAKQLGLNFEEQLAHALRRLPPDSDTAQIRHTFQHALQSAAEQGTTLKHALLLTQAAAAELDAAGLGSLQQDLSTVLKNVTGQQLMQTSGGDRADLLYQFAAVPVRHGKDEQTVELHVMARKSHGQKTIDPANCYVLFRLDMPNLGELDIHLHIVDKVVGVRFLSEKHADMAVTPADQRDLRDALQKVGFHLGVLKVEDKKQQEPGAAEPLLPPILTHKQFDLKI